AGCTGTCGCTGTTCGCGCCGGCGCCCGTCCGGCTGGCCGCGCCCGCCTCGGCGCCGCTCCCGAAGGCCGCGTAGTCCCCTCCCCGTCATCCTGAACGCAGCGAAGGATCTCGTCGGCTTCGACCGGATCGCCCGCGACGGACCCTGCGCCCCCGACCCGAGATCCTTCGTCGCTCTGCTCCCCAGGATGACATGATGGACACGAAGCGCTCGCCGACCGCCGCCAGTCCGCCGGCCCTGCCCGTCGACCCGCACCTCGCCGTCGAGACCGACGGGACGCTGGCCGGCCTCCTCTGCGCCTACGCCGAGACGTACCGCCTCGGCGTGCTGCCCGTGTCGGTCGGGCTCATCGGCGAGCCCGCGAGCGGCGCGCTCTTCGGCGACGTCCTCCGCGTCGAGACCCAGGCGGCCATCGCGAGCCGCGTCGAGCGCGGACTCGACCGCCTCGTACCCGGGCTCGTCGGGCGGATCCACCGCGCGATCCTCGGGGAACGGCCGGGCATCGAGGTCGCCGCGCTCCGGCTGGCGGACACCGTCCGCGCCGAGGGCGCCGCCGCGGCCGACGACTGGACGTTCGAGCCGGCCCGAGAGGTCGCCCAGTGGTCCGGCCGCGTCGGGCGCGAGGCCCACCGGATGGAGGCGTTCGTCCGCTTCGAGCGGCACGTGGCCGACGGCGCCGAGACGTGGGTCGCCACGGCGCGGCCC
This sequence is a window from Rubrivirga marina. Protein-coding genes within it:
- a CDS encoding TIGR03915 family putative DNA repair protein → MMDTKRSPTAASPPALPVDPHLAVETDGTLAGLLCAYAETYRLGVLPVSVGLIGEPASGALFGDVLRVETQAAIASRVERGLDRLVPGLVGRIHRAILGERPGIEVAALRLADTVRAEGAAAADDWTFEPAREVAQWSGRVGREAHRMEAFVRFERHVADGAETWVATARPEYHVLPILHGHFAARYPTLAWRIVDVRRGLALVHTPAMDRAAGDPPTRIVPAVTLGLGDEAPDEAAYQRMWRAYFQAVTIPERRNLALHLRHVPKRYWPYLTEKQPTVGSPRFDAEAG